One genomic window of Halovivax cerinus includes the following:
- a CDS encoding phosphosulfolactate synthase codes for MSDSTANADDIDDRAFDFLHVNEREDKPRETGITEIRGPYYDPMGPRELRDILETMGAYVDIYKFSGGSFALMPEDAVRELIDICHEYDVKVSTGGYVENVLVRDNDKVERYFEEAERLGFDIVELSSGFLAIGTDDMVRMTELVAEEYELDPKPEINVQFGAGGATDPEILEEQGQQDPEQAIEEGRRHLDAGADLLMVEAEGITEEVVEWRTDVAYRIANALGIENLVFEAPGPEMFEWYVKNFGPEINLFVDNSQIVELECMRSGLWGKATTWGRTVTWKGDRD; via the coding sequence ATGTCCGACTCGACTGCGAACGCAGACGATATCGACGACCGCGCGTTCGACTTCCTGCACGTCAACGAGCGCGAGGACAAGCCCAGAGAGACGGGGATCACGGAGATCCGCGGTCCGTACTACGACCCGATGGGACCCAGGGAGCTGCGGGACATCTTAGAGACGATGGGTGCGTACGTCGACATTTACAAGTTCTCCGGCGGCTCGTTCGCGCTGATGCCGGAAGACGCCGTCCGCGAGCTGATCGACATCTGTCATGAGTACGACGTGAAGGTCTCGACAGGTGGCTACGTCGAGAACGTCCTCGTCCGAGACAACGACAAGGTCGAGCGGTACTTCGAGGAGGCGGAGCGCCTCGGGTTCGACATCGTCGAGCTGTCGAGCGGCTTCCTCGCTATCGGAACCGACGACATGGTTCGGATGACGGAGCTCGTCGCCGAAGAGTACGAGCTCGACCCGAAGCCGGAGATCAACGTCCAGTTCGGCGCCGGCGGCGCGACCGATCCCGAGATCCTCGAAGAGCAAGGCCAGCAGGATCCCGAGCAGGCCATCGAGGAGGGCCGTCGTCACCTGGATGCGGGCGCCGACCTCCTGATGGTCGAAGCCGAGGGGATCACCGAGGAGGTCGTCGAGTGGCGAACCGACGTCGCCTACCGGATCGCGAACGCACTCGGGATCGAGAACCTCGTCTTCGAGGCGCCCGGCCCCGAGATGTTCGAGTGGTACGTCAAGAACTTCGGCCCCGAGATCAACCTGTTCGTCGACAACTCACAGATCGTCGAACTGGAGTGCATGCGCTCGGGTCTCTGGGGGAAGGCGACCACCTGGGGCCGGACCGTCACCTGGAAGGGCGATCGCGATTGA
- a CDS encoding nucleotidyltransferase domain-containing protein encodes MESESIHRGASVELPVPVPSTDLFSHTCTDEILAVLVDNPYTAFGIRELSRATDHPHRSISSAIDDLEAVGFVDTEHAGRKRLVRINRSRLSKPDDPIVQIPQDEFHAPVRELVARLTDDVDGIDGIVLFGSVARGNADRRSDIDCFVLVDDAQATAQQTVDELTAELNEESFDGDRYKFHVLVESVESARRYGDRLREIFATGLTLDETETLTQLKAEALTNGR; translated from the coding sequence ATGGAGAGTGAAAGTATCCACAGGGGCGCGTCAGTCGAGTTGCCGGTCCCCGTCCCCTCCACGGACCTCTTCAGTCACACCTGTACCGACGAGATTCTCGCCGTGCTCGTCGACAATCCCTACACGGCGTTCGGAATTCGGGAATTGAGTCGAGCGACGGACCACCCGCACCGAAGTATCTCGTCGGCCATCGACGACCTCGAGGCGGTGGGCTTCGTCGACACCGAGCACGCCGGCCGGAAACGGCTCGTTCGCATAAATCGCAGTCGGCTCAGCAAACCCGACGATCCGATCGTACAGATTCCACAGGACGAGTTTCACGCCCCGGTCCGGGAACTCGTCGCGAGGCTGACCGACGACGTCGACGGGATCGACGGAATCGTCCTCTTTGGCAGTGTTGCCCGTGGGAACGCCGATCGACGGAGCGATATCGACTGTTTCGTACTCGTCGACGACGCGCAAGCGACGGCCCAGCAAACCGTCGACGAACTGACGGCGGAGTTGAACGAGGAATCGTTCGATGGTGACCGCTACAAGTTCCACGTCCTCGTCGAATCCGTCGAAAGTGCACGCCGATACGGGGACCGCTTACGCGAGATCTTCGCCACCGGCCTGACACTCGACGAAACCGAGACGCTCACGCAACTCAAAGCGGAGGCGCTCACGAATGGACGATAG
- a CDS encoding acetolactate synthase large subunit, which translates to MSTASDLLVACLEAEGVETVYGVPGEEVEDLLFSLRASSIEFVPTRHEQGAAFMADVHGRVTGEAGVCLATLGPGATNLITGVADAELDKSPLVAITGQGGRERLHKESHQALDVVDVFEPVVTWNTQIAAPETVPESVRKAFKLAEYEKPGATHLELPEDVAAEAVETDSVDATPIFEPEQVRRPDPDDASVERAASVIEAAERPIVLAGNGAVRTRASDRLRAFVDRLDIPVVATYMGKGAISDRDPASLMTLDSGPEGEAERAIERADCVIAVGYDIAEHDPQAWNPDLDTAIVHVDHEPAEVYRHYTPAVEIVADVGAALEAVGEQVPVGACSLWCADRHDRILAEATAPPDTDDPITVRNALPLLREAMADADVLVSDVGSHKMAIAQSFPTYEPNTCIVSNGLASMGIAVPGALAADRALDSNVVAATGDGGFLMNAAELETATRLDCGFTVVVFTDDDYGLISEKQVDHRGESTGTGLSNPDFGTFAESFGIDAYRPETWDAVDAAFAAAVPSDDLALIEIRLAGTPDGRDPTDSERPDSR; encoded by the coding sequence GTGAGCACCGCATCCGATCTCCTCGTCGCTTGCCTCGAGGCGGAGGGCGTCGAAACCGTCTACGGGGTTCCCGGCGAGGAAGTGGAGGATCTGCTGTTCTCGCTCCGGGCGTCGTCGATCGAGTTCGTCCCCACCAGACACGAGCAGGGAGCGGCGTTCATGGCGGACGTCCACGGCCGGGTGACCGGCGAAGCCGGCGTCTGCCTCGCGACGCTGGGCCCCGGCGCGACCAACCTGATCACGGGCGTCGCCGACGCGGAACTCGACAAGAGTCCGCTCGTCGCGATCACCGGTCAGGGTGGGCGCGAGCGGTTGCACAAGGAGAGCCACCAGGCGCTGGACGTGGTCGACGTCTTCGAGCCAGTCGTCACCTGGAACACGCAGATCGCGGCGCCGGAAACCGTCCCCGAGTCCGTCCGCAAGGCGTTCAAGCTTGCCGAGTACGAGAAGCCGGGTGCGACCCACCTCGAACTGCCGGAGGACGTCGCCGCCGAGGCGGTCGAGACGGATTCGGTCGACGCGACGCCGATCTTCGAACCGGAGCAAGTTCGCCGGCCGGACCCCGACGACGCCTCGGTCGAACGGGCCGCGTCGGTGATCGAGGCCGCCGAGCGCCCCATCGTCCTCGCGGGCAACGGTGCCGTCCGGACCCGTGCGTCCGATCGACTCAGGGCGTTCGTCGATCGACTCGACATCCCCGTCGTCGCGACGTACATGGGCAAGGGTGCGATCTCGGACCGCGATCCGGCCTCGCTGATGACGCTCGACTCGGGCCCCGAGGGCGAGGCCGAGCGGGCGATCGAACGTGCCGATTGCGTGATCGCAGTGGGGTACGACATCGCCGAGCACGACCCGCAGGCGTGGAACCCCGACCTCGACACCGCGATCGTCCACGTCGATCACGAACCGGCCGAAGTGTACCGTCACTACACGCCGGCCGTCGAGATCGTCGCCGACGTCGGCGCCGCCCTCGAAGCCGTCGGCGAGCAGGTGCCGGTCGGCGCCTGCTCGCTGTGGTGTGCAGACCGCCACGACCGCATCCTGGCGGAGGCGACGGCACCACCCGACACCGACGACCCGATCACCGTGAGGAACGCCCTCCCGCTCCTGCGCGAGGCGATGGCCGACGCGGACGTCCTCGTCTCCGACGTCGGCAGTCACAAGATGGCGATCGCGCAGTCGTTCCCCACCTACGAGCCGAACACCTGCATCGTCTCGAACGGCCTGGCGAGCATGGGCATCGCCGTTCCCGGCGCGCTCGCCGCCGATCGCGCCCTCGATTCGAACGTCGTCGCCGCGACCGGCGACGGCGGCTTCCTCATGAACGCCGCGGAGCTCGAGACGGCGACGCGACTCGACTGCGGCTTCACGGTCGTCGTCTTCACCGACGACGATTACGGCCTGATCTCCGAAAAGCAGGTCGACCACCGCGGTGAGTCAACCGGAACGGGTCTGTCGAACCCCGACTTCGGGACGTTCGCCGAGAGTTTCGGGATCGACGCGTACCGCCCCGAAACGTGGGACGCGGTGGATGCGGCGTTCGCGGCGGCCGTGCCCTCGGACGACCTGGCATTGATCGAGATACGACTGGCGGGTACTCCCGATGGACGAGACCCAACGGATTCTGAGCGGCCGGACTCCAGGTGA